The Electrophorus electricus isolate fEleEle1 chromosome 8, fEleEle1.pri, whole genome shotgun sequence genome contains the following window.
TTCTGCTGATCATCTTTATTCGTGTTATAGTCACACACGCATGAGGACCTATGATACATACGTGGGAATTGGCTGGCTGATCGCTGGTATGGACCAGGGGCTTCTGGgaatgtgtgtgggagaaagacGCATCATCACCATGCCTCCTTCCCTTGGCTATGGAGAGCATGGAGATGGTAAGTATTATAGAAATTCCCAGAATCAAAAGTCCTGAAATGAAAGAGTCACATATGATTCTGAAGACTCGTGGTATTTCCATCAGTGATGCCTCAGTTATTAAGGTTGTTTGGTTTATGCTGGTGAGGGCAGCAGTAAGAGATGTGTCTTGTAGAGGAGGGACACTGATGCGAGTAATCCATCATAGAAGTGGCTTTGCTCACCAGGTCATATGACTCCTCTGGGTCCTGAGATTTGTGTGTCACATACAAGGTTGTGCATTGGAAACAGATCATTGTAATATGGTGCTACGACAATGTTTTTGGGAAACTGAGTGTTTgatctctctgtatttctgcagGTAGTGATATTCCTCCTCAGGCTTCTCTGGTGTTTGATGTTGTTCTGCTGGACCTTCACAACCCCAAAGATGAGATTGCAGTGGAGGTCCAGAGTCTCCCAGATTCCTGCACTCGTAAGAGTGTGGAGGGAGACTTTATGCGTTATCACTACAATGGGACACTGCTGGATGGAACCTTTTTTGACTCCAGGTAATCAAAAGGCCATGTTCTCAAAAGAAATGTTCTGGTAAAATGTAATACTGCTTGACACTCAATGAGCAAAGCATTATATAACTCAAAATACATAGTTTTCTTTCCTACCACAGTTAATTCACTTTTTGTCATGACTGCAGTTTATTTATGTGCACCataattcacatttacagcatttaactgacatttttatccagagtaacttGCAGTTATAatagcaattgagggttaagggcattgctcaggggtccaataGTGGCAACCTGCTGGGTGTTGGGGcgtgaactggcaaccttctgattactagtacCTTAAACATTGAGCTACCATTATCTCTAATGTCTTTGAGTATTTATACCCAACTGTTTTAGTATTTGTGAAATTTCCACTCAGCATTGTCTAGTGTTTCCAAGCagttgtcactttttttttttggttttgtaccTAACCTATTTTTTACTCTTCCCTTGAATTATCCTATGATTGGATATTAATAAACCCTTTACACTCAACCTGTATTCATTAGTGTGAATATCTAATGAATTAATACTTGTGAATATTTAATACTaaggttatttttctttttgaattcATGtcaatatttttgtgtttcagcTACTCAAGAAATCGCACCTATGACACCTACATTGGGAAAGGTTATGTGATAGCTGGGATGGACCAGGGtctcctgggtgtgtgtgtcagagagcgCAGGAGAATCACCATACCGCCACACCTCGCATATGGCGAGGAGGGCACAGGTGTGTGGCGCTTCCAAAGAATCCACAAAAAATCCCTGTCCTCTCTGTACAATATGCTCATTTTGTCATGCTGCTTTCATAAGAGCAGAATGTATATATGACATCCAAAACATATTGAGCTTGGAATCTAaacatctctctcctctctactgtAGGTACAGCTGAACTGAACAACTGCTGTAGGGAGGTTGAATAACATGTTCTCTGCCCCCCCCTCCCGGTCTTAGGCACTAAGATCCCTGGTTCAGCTGTGCTGGTGTTTGATGTCCACATCATTGACTTCCACAACCCATCTGACAAAGTGGAGATCACCAGCGTGAAGCCAGAGAAATGCAGTTACACCACAAAACGCGGGGACTTCATCAAGTACCACTACAACGCCACACTTATGGATGGCACTTACATCGATTCCTCGTTAGtaacaccccacccacacacatacacacacacttcaggatGCTTTGTGTCTTCTTTTTGCGTCTTAAACCTCAGAAATCTAAAATAACAAATGTCACGCTTGTATTTTTGTATGCTTAAACAGTGCTAGATGTGGTCTGTTAAATCTGTTTCATCCCTGCAGTCACACTTGTCAGGGCAGCAGCTGTTTGTGGCACTCAGCAATGTAAGACAGTTTCTGCTCCTACTGCAGTGAcagttgtactgtgtgtgtgtgtgtgtgtgtgtgtatgtgtatgtgtagacaCAGCTATGGGAAGACATACGATGTGGTTCTGGGAGCAGGGCAGGTAATCCCTGGCATGGAGCAAGGCCTGCTGGAGATGTGTGTTGGAGAGAAACGCACACTGGTTGTGCCCCCTCACCTGGGTtatggagaaagaggagtgggTAAGGCTTTTCACTTATTAATACTGTCCATTATGCCGTGTCTCCATctctcatgcaaacacactcattTCACACCCCACAAAGGCTGATAGAATTGATAGACAAATAGAATCTATTATATAAATAGGACTTTTGTGGTTTATTCTACTTTGAGCTTATTATGAAGACCAGGGAGTAGAGTAATTGATTGGATTTCAGGGGGCCTTGTTTGAGTTTGATAGCAATGGCttacagaaacagcaggaggtgCCAAAATCATGCACTGATATTTAGGCCAGCATAACACCACTAACATATTACCTCTGTGTGGCTTTCGGATCAATGTCTTGCGACTTCTTCTGAATGCAGTGCCACACTGCTCATGCAAGTATCGGAACGCTCTAACCTGTTAATATAGGTTCAGTCCAGCCACGCAGGGGTATGCTTTGTGAAACTGACTTTTACATGTACAATACTAACTGGAATAGTTATAGAAGATATTACACATAATATATGTTAAATAAAGCTGTTgttacaatgtgtgtgtgtgtgtgtgtgtgtgtgtgtagatggggAGGTTCCTGGCAGTGCAGTGCTGGTGTTTGATATTGAGTTGGTAAATGTTGAGGAGGGTCTTCCTGATGgttacatgtttgtgtggaatGATGATGTGTCACCCGACCTCTTCAGTGAAatggacagaaacaaagacttAGAAGTGGACACCACTGAGGTACAGTTTATACAGACATTATAtgatgtgtgtgcgcgtgtctgagtacatttacatttacatacgcCTATAGCTGTGTTGCCTTTTTATATGCGTAACATTTCTTGCAACTCTAGTTCTCAGACTACAT
Protein-coding sequences here:
- the fkbp9 gene encoding peptidyl-prolyl cis-trans isomerase FKBP9, with the protein product MIPEPEGNVRLAEALPLVQRPACVTTSTNLRRGSAAALRGTRPPFRITREILCKNAEGSYRPLSENGWKMLQLTMRMIFFAFLVTLVACNAPPVPLDDIVIEKTFTPERCDRAVKSGDFVRYHYNGMFPDGKKFDSSYDRGTTYNVFVGRKQLIAGMDKALVGMCVNERRLVKIPPQLAYGKDGYGDIIPPESILHFDVLLLDVWNADDKAQIQTYHKPEKCGRIVQVSDYVRYHYNGTLLDGTLFDSSHTRMRTYDTYVGIGWLIAGMDQGLLGMCVGERRIITMPPSLGYGEHGDGSDIPPQASLVFDVVLLDLHNPKDEIAVEVQSLPDSCTRKSVEGDFMRYHYNGTLLDGTFFDSSYSRNRTYDTYIGKGYVIAGMDQGLLGVCVRERRRITIPPHLAYGEEGTGTKIPGSAVLVFDVHIIDFHNPSDKVEITSVKPEKCSYTTKRGDFIKYHYNATLMDGTYIDSSHSYGKTYDVVLGAGQVIPGMEQGLLEMCVGEKRTLVVPPHLGYGERGVDGEVPGSAVLVFDIELVNVEEGLPDGYMFVWNDDVSPDLFSEMDRNKDLEVDTTEFSDYILRQVNDGKGRLAPGFDPHRIIENMYSNQDRNKDGRITADEFKLKADEASTHDEL